A window of Streptomyces marispadix contains these coding sequences:
- a CDS encoding histone deacetylase: MIVPHRPTPPQREFTAPRKVWYAAFGSNMHLSRLSCYLNGGRPSGGRRAQPGCRDPRPPERALPVMLPGELYFALESSVWTGGTAFYDPAPGAEGDGSPGGDDEGGGTAARAWLVTAEQFSDIAAQEMHREPGPDLDLRQVLASGRAETGSGRYETLVCAGTLDGHPVLTFTAPWGCHDVPGNPPAAAYLRHLASGLAESHGWSGRRIAGYLASRRGAAGYWSAEAVEGLLETPPGAPEHEAEPVPT, encoded by the coding sequence GTGATCGTCCCCCACCGACCGACTCCGCCGCAGCGGGAGTTCACCGCGCCCCGGAAGGTCTGGTATGCGGCGTTCGGTTCCAACATGCATCTGTCCCGGCTGAGCTGCTATCTCAACGGCGGCAGGCCCTCCGGCGGGCGGCGTGCGCAGCCCGGCTGCCGGGACCCGCGTCCCCCGGAGCGTGCGCTGCCGGTGATGCTCCCGGGCGAGCTGTACTTCGCCCTGGAGTCGTCGGTGTGGACGGGCGGCACCGCGTTCTACGACCCCGCCCCCGGTGCGGAGGGGGACGGGAGTCCCGGCGGCGACGACGAGGGTGGCGGCACGGCGGCACGGGCCTGGCTGGTGACGGCGGAGCAGTTCTCCGACATCGCCGCGCAGGAGATGCACCGCGAGCCGGGCCCGGATCTCGACCTGCGGCAGGTGCTGGCCTCGGGCAGGGCCGAGACGGGCAGCGGACGCTACGAGACGCTGGTGTGCGCGGGAACTCTCGACGGGCATCCCGTCCTGACGTTCACCGCGCCCTGGGGGTGCCACGATGTGCCGGGCAATCCGCCGGCAGCCGCCTATCTCAGGCATCTCGCCTCGGGGCTCGCCGAGTCGCACGGCTGGTCCGGGCGGCGCATCGCCGGATATCTCGCCTCACGAAGGGGCGCCGCCGGATATTGGAGCGCGGAGGCGGTCGAGGGGCTGCTGGAGACGCCGCCCGGTGCGCCCGAGCACGAGGCGGAGCCCGTACCGACCTGA
- a CDS encoding family 43 glycosylhydrolase: protein MSSVRHRRSAGDAMPHGGGDWAKKGGVWTPGAFHHTEGGVARYYLFYTAVPKSGPERHCVGVASSKKPASGFKAEPKPLVCPPKRWAIDADVTTGPGGTVWMTWRDGGAAEGAESALSAMRLKFRQDGTVDRASRTHVLLRSDKLTWAHYKDGAGVTVIENPSALYNRGSWYLFYSGNSWPTNYYATGIANCGAELGKGACEPMPGPQKAWFSYSGPKKHLPAKMRKYGLPGNKRGPGAMDVYRARDGKPWVTWNYLSDESKRKSRTGRLSITGKGSSADFKVSLP from the coding sequence ATGTCGTCGGTACGTCACCGAAGATCGGCCGGCGATGCCATGCCGCACGGCGGAGGGGACTGGGCGAAGAAGGGCGGCGTGTGGACGCCCGGCGCCTTCCACCACACCGAAGGCGGCGTCGCGCGCTACTACCTCTTCTACACGGCGGTGCCGAAGAGCGGCCCGGAGCGGCACTGCGTGGGCGTCGCATCGTCGAAGAAGCCCGCATCCGGATTCAAGGCCGAGCCGAAGCCGCTGGTCTGCCCGCCGAAGCGGTGGGCGATCGACGCCGACGTCACCACCGGGCCCGGCGGCACCGTGTGGATGACCTGGCGGGACGGAGGAGCGGCCGAGGGAGCGGAGTCCGCGCTCTCCGCGATGCGGCTGAAATTCCGTCAGGACGGCACCGTGGACCGGGCGTCCAGGACCCACGTTCTGCTGCGCAGCGACAAACTCACCTGGGCCCACTACAAGGACGGCGCAGGCGTCACCGTCATCGAGAATCCCAGCGCCCTTTACAACCGCGGCAGTTGGTATCTGTTCTACTCCGGCAATTCATGGCCCACGAACTACTACGCCACGGGCATCGCGAATTGCGGCGCCGAACTCGGCAAGGGCGCCTGCGAACCCATGCCGGGTCCGCAGAAGGCGTGGTTCTCCTACTCCGGGCCGAAAAAGCATCTGCCCGCGAAAATGCGCAAGTACGGCCTGCCGGGGAACAAGCGGGGGCCGGGTGCGATGGATGTGTACCGCGCACGGGACGGAAAGCCGTGGGTGACGTGGAATTACCTCTCCGACGAGAGCAAGCGGAAGAGCCGCACCGGGCGTTTGAGCATCACGGGCAAGGGCTCCTCGGCCGACTTCAAGGTCAGCCTGCCGTAA